One genomic segment of Nitrososphaera sp. includes these proteins:
- the cutA gene encoding divalent-cation tolerance protein CutA, with product MPVRKRLSTRGKRSKAAGTRRQDAGVAVILSTFASEEAACAAAHAVINLRLCACVNLLNVRSIYRWKGQICDEREVAAFFKTSSDRADVLRAALLEMHPYEVPEVLELRTESSSKAYLEWVIESSDGIAQQGDNSAQ from the coding sequence ATGCCAGTCCGTAAACGCTTAAGCACGCGCGGAAAACGATCGAAGGCAGCCGGCACGAGGAGGCAGGATGCCGGTGTCGCAGTGATACTCTCGACGTTTGCAAGCGAAGAGGCGGCCTGTGCCGCCGCGCACGCCGTAATTAATCTCCGCCTCTGTGCGTGCGTCAACCTGCTGAATGTTCGCTCAATCTACAGGTGGAAGGGTCAGATCTGCGACGAGAGGGAAGTAGCGGCCTTTTTCAAGACTTCTTCCGACCGCGCAGATGTCCTGAGGGCCGCACTTCTCGAAATGCACCCGTACGAAGTGCCGGAGGTGCTTGAGCTTAGAACAGAATCTTCCTCTAAAGCCTACCTTGAGTGGGTAATAGAGTCATCTGATGGCATAGCGCAGCAGGGCGACAATTCCGCCCAGTGA
- a CDS encoding mRNA surveillance protein Pelota produces MIVKPTGGTSSNALFVVPGDSDDLFTLRRVVRAGDYVIADTTRLLKQEKEYGRPDRGERVHVRIRVRVERVELDSTVDRLRIAGTITDTDNELVTRGSHHALTILAGEPVTIEKEKRWSDVEIKMLKGSGSGAGFVLVAIDTQEAAVGRVSGTHVKVVPNIYSGQSGKRYQTKVVSLDSFFAEVAKTISTLLVEGDTVIIFGPGETRRRLYNFLAGREEFKEKKATLKVVEGVDVAGEDGIFVFLRSSAMSEAMNDSKLAGVSALLDKVMLLVQKGEPRFAMGIQEVSNAAEAKAIEAVVFSDSVFRGADEEQVVSLLNKIEGQAAKTYAVDSSTDIGLRVSSLGGIVALLRYAIR; encoded by the coding sequence ATGATCGTAAAGCCCACGGGGGGCACTTCAAGCAATGCGCTCTTCGTGGTGCCCGGCGATTCTGACGATTTATTTACGCTCAGGAGGGTTGTCCGCGCCGGCGACTATGTCATTGCAGATACAACAAGACTGCTAAAGCAGGAAAAGGAATACGGCCGCCCCGACCGTGGAGAAAGGGTGCATGTTCGTATTAGGGTTCGTGTTGAGCGGGTAGAGCTTGACTCGACCGTCGACCGGTTGAGGATTGCAGGCACGATTACCGACACGGACAACGAGCTTGTGACAAGAGGCTCGCACCATGCCCTGACAATTCTGGCAGGCGAGCCTGTAACCATAGAGAAGGAAAAGCGCTGGAGCGACGTCGAAATCAAGATGCTCAAGGGGTCTGGAAGCGGCGCCGGGTTTGTGCTCGTCGCAATAGATACGCAGGAAGCAGCCGTGGGGCGAGTTTCAGGGACCCACGTAAAGGTTGTCCCCAACATATACTCCGGCCAGAGCGGCAAGCGCTACCAGACAAAGGTCGTATCCTTGGATTCTTTTTTCGCAGAGGTGGCAAAGACGATTTCCACGTTGCTGGTCGAGGGCGACACGGTCATAATTTTTGGTCCCGGGGAAACACGGCGCAGGCTTTACAATTTCCTGGCAGGCAGGGAAGAATTCAAAGAAAAAAAGGCAACGCTCAAAGTGGTTGAGGGCGTCGACGTGGCAGGAGAGGACGGGATTTTCGTATTCCTGCGCTCGAGCGCAATGTCGGAGGCCATGAACGATAGCAAGCTTGCAGGCGTTTCTGCACTTCTGGACAAGGTAATGCTACTGGTTCAAAAGGGTGAACCGCGGTTCGCGATGGGCATACAAGAGGTTTCCAATGCAGCAGAGGCAAAGGCAATCGAAGCCGTCGTCTTTTCGGACTCGGTGTTCAGAGGAGCGGACGAGGAGCAGGTGGTAAGTCTTCTAAACAAGATAGAGGGTCAGGCCGCAAAGACGTACGCGGTTGATTCGTCGACCGACATTGGGCTGCGCGTGTCGTCACTGGGCGGAATTGTCGCCCTGCTGCGCTATGCCATCAGATGA
- a CDS encoding metal-dependent transcriptional regulator yields the protein MYLKAIWCIREKGETVKVSSIAKLLNVTQPSVVQMLRKLNSIGLVVYKRGSVDLTEQGDNIGRQMMRNTRLLEVLMKDALHIDIDEEMVCGIEHHMKDIFTDALCTLLRHPLTCPHGHDVPRGACCP from the coding sequence ATGTACCTGAAGGCAATTTGGTGCATCCGCGAAAAAGGCGAGACAGTGAAGGTAAGTTCCATCGCAAAGCTACTAAACGTTACACAACCTTCCGTAGTACAGATGCTGCGCAAGCTCAACTCGATTGGCCTTGTCGTTTACAAGCGGGGAAGCGTAGACCTTACTGAGCAGGGCGATAATATAGGGAGGCAGATGATGAGAAACACCCGACTCCTTGAAGTGCTCATGAAAGACGCGCTGCACATAGATATAGACGAGGAGATGGTGTGCGGAATAGAGCATCACATGAAAGACATATTTACAGACGCTTTGTGCACGCTCCTCCGTCATCCGCTGACGTGTCCCCACGGTCATGATGTCCCAAGGGGAGCCTGCTGTCCATAA
- a CDS encoding helix-turn-helix domain-containing protein, whose amino-acid sequence MSISEKSRKAMEHLGLTGYEIRVYVSLLEAGAMTASDISKKSGVPYSKIYEVLNTLEEKGWLESDSSRPQQFFPKSPSSALEVTKSKIETSFRESQVSIVNELMPIYTKSGIKERPEIWVARGVFNIAAKVNEVIQNSQQELLVALPQVAENFTKPLQPILRSMHERGIRIRILVSAKMNPDTIKALSRFSEVRLRDGLFGGGVIGDGKHVVILLGENAPDSTSEVDPIAIWADHSGLAGFAKGYFQYLWNDTVNQDQEPAGSGSPKKRNLQV is encoded by the coding sequence TTGAGCATAAGCGAAAAATCGCGCAAGGCTATGGAACATCTGGGCCTTACGGGCTATGAAATCAGGGTTTATGTTTCGCTTCTTGAGGCGGGCGCTATGACTGCTTCGGACATCAGCAAAAAGTCCGGAGTGCCCTATTCGAAAATTTACGAGGTACTCAACACGCTTGAAGAGAAAGGCTGGCTGGAATCAGATAGCTCGCGTCCGCAACAGTTTTTTCCCAAGTCGCCTTCTAGCGCGCTTGAAGTTACAAAGTCCAAAATTGAGACGAGCTTTCGCGAGAGCCAGGTGAGTATTGTAAATGAGCTCATGCCTATCTACACCAAGAGCGGCATCAAAGAGAGGCCTGAAATCTGGGTCGCCAGGGGTGTCTTTAACATCGCAGCAAAAGTGAATGAAGTCATTCAGAACAGCCAGCAGGAACTGCTGGTTGCCCTACCCCAGGTGGCCGAGAATTTCACAAAGCCGCTCCAGCCGATCCTCCGCTCCATGCACGAGCGCGGGATACGCATAAGGATTCTGGTATCTGCGAAAATGAATCCAGATACAATAAAGGCACTCTCTAGGTTCTCAGAGGTGCGATTGCGTGACGGTCTTTTTGGAGGGGGGGTAATCGGCGACGGCAAGCACGTCGTTATCCTGCTTGGCGAAAACGCTCCAGACAGCACGAGCGAGGTGGACCCGATTGCTATCTGGGCAGACCATTCGGGCCTTGCAGGGTTTGCCAAGGGATACTTTCAATACCTCTGGAACGACACGGTCAACCAGGACCAGGAACCCGCGGGCTCTGGCAGCCCCAAGAAGCGCAATTTGCAGGTCTAG
- the tes gene encoding tetraether lipid synthase Tes, which yields MDLIQISNTSNKSIAARRTIRFTQSICPDCNMILDAEVFERDGKVFMTKTCPSHGECEELYFGSYEMYKKFSTYWMDGKGAQAPNVMIDKCSCPNNCGLCTNHLSHSGLSNMIITNRCDLTCWYCFFYVKKGLEGAYLYEPNTEQVRAMMKTLKAEKPIAGNSIQITGGEPMLRDDITDMIKIMKEEGVDHVQLNTNGIKLAMSPETMRQVRMAGVNNLYLSFDGVTPRTNPKNHWEIPYTLESARKCGMTVVFVPTVIKSINDHELGGIIRFAQKNLDVVHAVNFQPVSLTGRMGKKEREKYRITIPDCIERIEEQSNGEISKDSWFPVPSCMPMTNIIEAFSKKPKYELSIHFACGAGTYVFEDMDTKKLIPLTSFVDIKGVLEYFEEKADDIKSGANRYWTMLEVVRKLKQFVNKEKQPRGLDLAKMFSSILLKRNFDSVGSWHVRSLFLGMMHFQDKYNEDLERLQRCDIHYLTPDLRIIPFCAFNVIPEWYRDRIQKKFSIPVEDWEKAHNQTLEAGLYRGLMRRGKPEAQMGCAMSEMHKAAAEAADEHKGIELRNNMAGA from the coding sequence ATGGATCTAATTCAGATTTCGAACACATCCAACAAGAGCATTGCTGCGCGTCGAACTATAAGATTTACGCAAAGCATCTGCCCTGACTGTAACATGATTTTGGATGCTGAGGTTTTCGAGAGGGATGGAAAAGTGTTTATGACAAAGACCTGCCCGTCCCACGGCGAATGTGAGGAGCTTTACTTTGGTTCCTACGAAATGTACAAGAAATTTAGCACTTACTGGATGGATGGCAAGGGCGCCCAGGCACCCAATGTCATGATTGACAAATGTTCGTGCCCGAACAACTGTGGTCTCTGCACGAACCATCTTTCTCACTCCGGCCTTTCAAACATGATCATCACAAATCGCTGCGATCTCACATGCTGGTACTGCTTCTTTTACGTAAAGAAGGGGCTTGAGGGCGCTTACCTTTACGAGCCTAATACTGAACAGGTCAGGGCCATGATGAAAACCCTGAAAGCAGAGAAGCCGATAGCAGGAAACTCAATTCAGATAACCGGAGGCGAGCCAATGCTGCGCGACGACATAACCGACATGATCAAGATCATGAAGGAAGAAGGCGTCGACCACGTCCAGCTCAATACAAACGGAATAAAACTGGCCATGTCTCCCGAGACAATGCGTCAGGTGAGAATGGCAGGTGTCAACAATCTGTACCTGTCGTTTGACGGCGTGACTCCGAGGACGAATCCGAAGAACCATTGGGAAATTCCATACACGCTGGAGTCAGCCCGGAAATGCGGCATGACCGTGGTGTTTGTCCCCACAGTAATCAAGTCGATTAATGACCACGAACTTGGCGGTATCATTCGTTTTGCACAAAAGAACTTGGATGTTGTGCACGCCGTGAACTTCCAGCCGGTATCGCTCACTGGCAGAATGGGCAAGAAAGAACGCGAGAAGTACCGCATCACAATCCCTGATTGCATAGAGCGCATCGAGGAGCAATCCAACGGCGAGATTTCAAAGGACTCTTGGTTCCCGGTGCCTTCCTGCATGCCAATGACTAACATCATTGAAGCATTCAGCAAGAAGCCCAAGTACGAGCTTTCAATTCACTTTGCCTGTGGTGCAGGAACTTATGTCTTTGAAGACATGGACACAAAGAAACTCATCCCGCTGACATCGTTTGTGGACATCAAGGGAGTGCTCGAATACTTTGAAGAAAAGGCCGATGACATCAAATCGGGTGCCAACAGGTATTGGACTATGCTTGAGGTTGTCAGAAAGCTCAAGCAATTCGTCAACAAGGAAAAGCAGCCCCGAGGTCTTGACTTGGCCAAGATGTTCTCGAGCATCCTGCTCAAGCGGAACTTTGACTCTGTGGGCTCTTGGCACGTGCGCTCTCTGTTCTTGGGCATGATGCACTTCCAAGACAAGTACAATGAAGACCTGGAAAGGCTGCAGCGCTGCGACATCCACTACCTGACGCCGGACCTGAGAATCATCCCATTCTGCGCATTCAATGTCATTCCCGAGTGGTACCGAGACCGAATCCAAAAGAAGTTCAGTATACCGGTTGAAGACTGGGAAAAGGCTCACAACCAGACACTTGAGGCTGGGCTGTACCGCGGATTGATGCGTCGGGGCAAGCCCGAAGCCCAGATGGGCTGCGCCATGTCAGAGATGCACAAGGCGGCTGCAGAAGCGGCAGACGAGCACAAGGGCATCGAACTGCGCAACAACATGGCCGGCGCCTAA
- the psmB gene encoding archaeal proteasome endopeptidase complex subunit beta produces the protein MIADQIKKGTTTCALICKDGVVLAADTRASAGLFIADRHVMKIQKVDRHLAMTIAGGVADAQNLVDTMRYNSNIYRMQNNELMPVKSAARLCSNILFNNRYFPYYVQIIMAGYTEKEGPNIYNIDLFGSMTTEKFISTGSGSPVAYGYLESEYREGMGVNEGYKTAMQAIAAAIRRNAGTGDNINVVIIDKNGYRELSKEQKAAVGVVF, from the coding sequence ATGATTGCAGATCAGATAAAGAAGGGCACCACGACTTGCGCCCTGATATGCAAGGACGGCGTCGTGCTGGCAGCGGATACACGAGCGAGTGCAGGACTTTTCATCGCAGATAGGCATGTTATGAAAATCCAAAAGGTGGACAGGCACTTGGCCATGACTATTGCCGGCGGAGTTGCTGACGCGCAAAACCTAGTTGATACGATGCGATACAACTCTAACATTTACCGGATGCAGAACAACGAATTGATGCCAGTCAAGTCAGCCGCAAGGCTCTGTTCAAACATACTGTTCAACAACAGATACTTTCCATACTACGTTCAGATTATCATGGCAGGCTATACCGAAAAAGAGGGCCCGAACATTTACAACATTGACCTCTTTGGGTCGATGACCACTGAAAAGTTCATCTCCACCGGCAGCGGCTCGCCTGTCGCCTACGGTTACCTGGAATCAGAATACCGCGAAGGCATGGGCGTAAACGAGGGCTACAAGACCGCTATGCAGGCGATAGCAGCTGCAATAAGGCGAAATGCGGGCACCGGAGACAACATCAACGTGGTAATTATCGACAAGAATGGCTATCGAGAGTTGTCCAAGGAACAAAAGGCCGCCGTGGGCGTAGTTTTCTAG
- the leuC gene encoding 3-isopropylmalate dehydratase large subunit yields MTQKTLFEKIWESHEVYSDHPPSGPSLIYIDRHLVHEVTSPQAFDGLRAAGRKVRRADLTFATMDHNVPTADRSLPIVDQTSAIQVQTLANNCREFGIRLYDMHSPDQGIVHVIGPELGLTLPGTTIVCGDSHTSTHGAFGAFALGIGTSEVEHVLATQCLWLDKPKTLAINVEGHRVNSHAVTAKDMILHIIRQIGTSGGSGYVIEYRGEAISALSMEARMTICNMSIEAGARAGMVSPDATTVDYIRGRRYAPKGEQFEQMAQHWMDLRTDAGAGFDKTISFDASRLAPQVSWGTNPAMVADVTEVVPEPDDFARGNENESKAAKRALQYMDLKPGTPIVDIKLDRVFIGSCTNSRLEDLTEAAAILKGRKVSKNVRAMVVPGSQGVKLAAERLGLDSVFKDAGFEWRESGCSMCLGMNPDILAPGERCASTSNRNFEGRQGAGGRTHLVSPVMAAAAAVAGHFVDVREWF; encoded by the coding sequence TTGACGCAAAAGACGCTTTTTGAGAAAATTTGGGAATCGCATGAGGTATATTCAGACCATCCGCCCAGCGGGCCGTCCCTAATTTACATAGACCGGCATCTCGTCCACGAGGTCACCTCACCTCAGGCGTTTGACGGACTCCGGGCTGCAGGAAGAAAAGTGCGGCGAGCTGATCTTACGTTTGCGACGATGGACCACAACGTGCCAACCGCCGACAGGTCTCTTCCTATCGTAGACCAAACTTCTGCGATTCAAGTTCAGACGCTTGCAAATAACTGTAGGGAATTTGGAATAAGGCTTTACGACATGCACAGTCCCGACCAGGGAATAGTACATGTCATAGGACCTGAACTCGGTCTAACGCTCCCGGGGACAACCATCGTATGCGGCGACAGCCATACATCAACACACGGCGCATTCGGCGCATTTGCGCTGGGCATTGGAACAAGCGAGGTCGAGCACGTGCTTGCAACGCAGTGTCTATGGCTGGACAAGCCAAAGACGCTCGCCATTAATGTCGAGGGACACAGGGTAAACAGCCACGCCGTTACCGCAAAGGACATGATTTTGCACATCATTCGGCAGATCGGAACGTCAGGGGGCTCTGGCTACGTGATAGAGTACCGGGGAGAGGCAATTTCAGCGCTTTCGATGGAGGCGCGGATGACAATCTGTAACATGTCAATCGAAGCAGGGGCCAGAGCAGGCATGGTGTCTCCGGATGCCACCACTGTTGACTATATTCGTGGAAGAAGATATGCTCCAAAGGGCGAGCAGTTCGAGCAGATGGCACAACATTGGATGGACCTTCGAACCGACGCAGGCGCGGGCTTTGACAAAACGATTTCCTTCGACGCCTCCAGACTCGCTCCGCAGGTGAGCTGGGGCACGAATCCGGCAATGGTTGCAGACGTTACCGAGGTTGTGCCGGAGCCCGACGATTTTGCAAGGGGTAACGAGAACGAGAGCAAGGCTGCAAAGCGCGCTCTTCAATACATGGATCTCAAACCTGGAACTCCGATTGTCGACATCAAGCTTGACCGGGTTTTCATCGGGTCGTGTACCAACTCCCGCCTTGAGGACCTTACCGAAGCCGCGGCCATCCTTAAGGGAAGAAAAGTTTCAAAGAACGTGCGTGCTATGGTGGTTCCTGGCTCTCAGGGTGTCAAATTGGCTGCAGAGCGACTCGGGCTTGACAGCGTCTTTAAGGACGCCGGTTTTGAATGGAGGGAATCTGGGTGCAGCATGTGCCTCGGGATGAACCCGGACATTCTTGCGCCGGGAGAGCGGTGCGCCAGCACTTCGAACCGCAATTTCGAGGGAAGGCAGGGTGCCGGGGGCCGCACCCACCTAGTCAGTCCGGTCATGGCAGCAGCTGCTGCAGTTGCCGGCCACTTTGTGGATGTAAGGGAGTGGTTCTAG
- the leuD gene encoding 3-isopropylmalate dehydratase small subunit, producing the protein MEPFNILTNRAVPLDRANVDTDQIVPKQFLKQVGKTGFGNYLFYDWRFDSQGKAREDFVLNFPSYRGRKILLTRENFGIGSSREHAVWALYDFGFRAVIAPSFADIFYANCFKSGLLPVRLAAREVDLLFDGDCEIVIDLPNQEVSACGKKFVFEVDSFRKNLLLEGTDTIGLTLKQESKISAYESSDTLFKPGPAPVA; encoded by the coding sequence TTGGAGCCGTTCAATATTCTGACAAACAGGGCGGTGCCTCTTGACCGGGCAAACGTCGACACAGACCAGATAGTGCCGAAACAGTTTCTGAAGCAGGTTGGCAAGACTGGATTTGGAAATTATCTGTTCTATGACTGGCGCTTTGATTCCCAGGGCAAAGCGCGCGAGGACTTTGTACTGAACTTTCCATCTTACAGGGGTAGAAAGATACTGCTCACTCGGGAAAATTTTGGAATAGGCAGCTCACGCGAACACGCGGTGTGGGCGCTTTACGACTTTGGCTTCAGGGCTGTTATCGCTCCTTCTTTTGCTGACATATTCTATGCCAACTGCTTCAAGTCAGGGTTGCTGCCTGTCAGGTTGGCAGCACGCGAAGTGGACTTGCTCTTTGACGGCGACTGCGAGATCGTAATCGATCTGCCAAATCAGGAGGTATCGGCCTGTGGGAAAAAGTTTGTCTTTGAAGTCGATTCCTTTAGAAAGAACCTGTTGCTAGAAGGCACCGATACTATCGGGCTTACTCTAAAACAAGAGAGTAAAATATCGGCTTACGAGTCCTCAGACACCCTCTTTAAGCCCGGTCCCGCTCCGGTCGCCTGA
- a CDS encoding PAS domain-containing sensor histidine kinase, producing MVIEPLSRSGGRISSLEIPVAWCRLDARGSIVDLNSMFMSLFERGGTELRGQSFETLCADDETSFKSFIRNFPNCGALSFRAWLKRSEEIKFPAIIHAVGENHGDEKPEISLVVLDDSFNYAARERAKYENENSRQKEQLKNEFIAIASHELRTPIQPILGFALLAKRGKIPQEQAWDGVLKEARRLQQLANDILDVSRIEANQISYKMEPLRINDLVQNIVDSARTDLKKDLSFELSFEKADQEIVADRSRITQVISNLVNNSIKFTSSGALRVSSRLLASDGPLEIRVRDSGPGIPVEMLPRLFTKFATKDHGEAVSNSGTGLGLFICESIVTAHKGSIEARNVPEGGAEFIITLPLKQK from the coding sequence TTGGTAATTGAGCCCTTGTCAAGAAGTGGCGGCCGCATCTCGTCATTGGAAATCCCCGTCGCCTGGTGCAGATTGGATGCTCGGGGTTCGATTGTTGACCTTAACTCAATGTTCATGTCGCTTTTTGAACGCGGTGGGACGGAACTAAGAGGACAGAGCTTTGAGACTTTATGTGCAGACGATGAGACCTCCTTCAAAAGTTTCATCAGGAACTTCCCAAATTGTGGCGCTCTGTCTTTCAGGGCATGGCTAAAGCGCTCCGAGGAAATCAAATTTCCGGCGATAATTCATGCCGTTGGGGAAAACCACGGCGACGAAAAGCCGGAAATAAGTCTGGTCGTGTTGGATGACTCATTTAACTACGCTGCCCGGGAGAGAGCGAAATATGAAAACGAGAATTCCCGGCAGAAAGAACAATTGAAAAATGAGTTTATCGCAATCGCGTCTCATGAACTGCGGACTCCGATTCAACCCATACTTGGCTTTGCCCTTCTGGCAAAAAGGGGCAAAATACCTCAGGAGCAGGCCTGGGATGGTGTCCTCAAGGAAGCCCGCAGGCTTCAGCAGCTTGCCAATGACATTCTCGATGTCAGCCGCATCGAGGCCAATCAGATTTCGTACAAGATGGAACCGCTTCGAATTAACGACCTAGTTCAAAACATTGTTGATTCGGCAAGAACCGACTTGAAAAAGGACCTGTCGTTCGAGCTTTCCTTTGAGAAAGCAGACCAGGAAATAGTCGCAGACAGGTCGCGCATAACACAGGTAATCTCAAACCTTGTAAATAATTCAATCAAATTCACCTCAAGCGGTGCGCTCAGGGTTTCATCTAGGCTCTTGGCGTCCGACGGACCGCTCGAAATCAGGGTCAGAGATTCAGGACCCGGAATACCTGTCGAGATGCTCCCAAGGTTATTTACAAAGTTTGCCACAAAGGATCACGGGGAGGCCGTTTCTAATTCGGGCACCGGCCTCGGGCTTTTCATTTGCGAGTCAATAGTTACGGCGCACAAGGGATCTATTGAGGCAAGAAACGTGCCGGAAGGCGGGGCTGAGTTCATTATAACGCTTCCACTAAAGCAAAAGTAG
- a CDS encoding response regulator → MRILVAEDEVEIASQYESVLTERNHEVIVTHDGNQCLKAFYSELDKVQATESYSPLRAPFDAIILDYRMPKRDGMKVAEEILAVQPKQRILFASAYVLETLADSVRTLQQVVELIQKPFELDTLADLVEDKSIWQGLEAINANVKAIKDLNPSHREIRDLLEGLRKIQKGRALPR, encoded by the coding sequence ATGAGAATCCTAGTGGCTGAGGACGAGGTTGAGATAGCTTCCCAGTATGAATCTGTCTTGACCGAGCGAAATCACGAGGTTATAGTTACCCATGACGGTAACCAGTGCCTAAAGGCATTCTATTCAGAACTTGACAAGGTTCAGGCCACGGAGAGTTATTCGCCTCTTAGGGCGCCCTTTGATGCAATCATACTTGATTACAGGATGCCAAAGAGGGACGGCATGAAAGTGGCCGAAGAAATTTTGGCAGTTCAGCCCAAGCAGAGGATTCTGTTTGCTTCCGCGTATGTGCTTGAAACTCTGGCTGATTCCGTCCGGACTCTTCAGCAGGTAGTTGAGCTTATCCAGAAGCCGTTCGAGCTTGATACTCTTGCAGACTTGGTCGAAGATAAATCCATCTGGCAGGGCCTAGAAGCAATAAACGCCAATGTAAAGGCCATCAAAGATCTGAATCCAAGTCACAGAGAAATCAGGGATCTGTTAGAAGGGCTGCGCAAAATCCAAAAGGGCAGAGCGCTTCCGCGATAA